A stretch of DNA from Spirosoma endbachense:
ATTCATTCCGAGGCAGCGGTTGACTTTGCCTTATCCAAATGATGACAGGGCAACAGCCAACTGTTGCCTGCCACAAAGAGCGAGCGTATTCTCCGGATTGAGCCGGTGCAGCCGCTGGTCTTGTCATGCTTTTATGTGGTGTTTTTACCAGGTATAGGGCTAGCTATAAAAAATTGTCGTTATTTTCATGACAAGTCCACACTACCGAACGCTATGCTGTCGCTAAAAACCAAGAGGAATGTTGCTCGTGTCATTCCTTTCGGCGTATTGTGGTTTATTTTTAGCCTACTTTATTGCCTGCTGGAGAAAGGTATTCTCGGCCAGCTGGACCATTATCCCAAGACGGGCGTTGCGTATAATTTTGTTAGAAACACGGTAACAATCCCGGCCGCGGGTCTGATGATGGGTATGCTGACCGGCGTTCTGGAGATCGGTTATTTCAGTAGGTGGTTTATAAAAAAGAGCTTCACCCGAAAGATCGTAGTTAAATCCCTGCTGTATCTGATCATTGTTAGTGCTTTCTTAATCACCTTAGTGTTGATCAATGCGCTAACTATGCCTGAGGAGCATTCTTTCAAAAATCTGTCATCTCCAGCCTGGGCGTTTTTCACTGACTACGCAGCGGTAATAGGTATTATGGTGTACATGGCCTCGATCGTTGTGATCGCACAATTCTATGCTGAAATTAGCGACACTATTGGACCAGGCACCTTGCGTAATTTCTTTTTGGGGAAATACCATCATCCCGTAGAAGAAGAACGAATATTTATGTTTCTGGATATGAAGGCCTCGACGACAATCGCGGAAAATCTGGGCCATGTCAAGTACTTCGACCTGTTAAAAGACTATTTCTTTGACCTCTCCGTAGCGGTTATTGATTATGGGGGTACCATCTATCAATACGCGGGGGATGAGATGATCGTCTGCTGGACACTGAACGAGGGGTTAAAAAATAATAATAGTATTGAGTGCTTCTTCGCGATGAAACGCGCGCTAGAGAGGCAGGCGGAAACGTACAGTAGCAAGTTCGGCATTTTACCGGGCTTCAAAGCCGGGCTGCATTTTGGTTTGGTCACGGCTGGGGAAATCGGATCGCTGAAAAAAGAAATCATCTTCACCGGCGATGTCCTGAATACCGCGGCCAGGATCCAGGGACTTTGCAACCAGTTCGAGGCTGAGCTGCTGGTGTCAGAAGACCTGGCTAAACGACTTCAGCTCCCAGCTACCTACACCCTAAAATCGGTTGGCCAGAACCTGCTGAAAGGCCGACGTAAACCCATGGAGCTATTTGCCATTTCAACCTCAATTTTATCAGGCCAATCCAGGAAACCATCGTCCTTGTAGCTGTTGGAAGGTCAATAGGCAGGCTACATTCCCATGGCCGGTTAAAAAATGATGGCAAACCAATCAGGAAAGACAACAGGCGTAGGCGACTGAGCTTTTGCTCATTGATCAAGTAGATGAACGACCCAGTTTAGGATTTTTCTGAACCAACCTAGCCGATGAACGATTCGCTCCACCCCGCAGCCCGACAACTGCGGCAGCATATTCACCAGTTTGTGGTGTTGTCGGATGAGGAATGGCATGGCCTGGAGCCACACCTGTCGATCGTCCACCTGAAAAAAAACCAATTCATGGCCACCCAGGGGGTCGTTGCCAATCAGGTAGGCTTTGTCCTGGAGGGCGTATTCCGGCAGTTTTACACCAAAGACGGCGAAGAACGCACCACGTATTTCTTCTTTGACCAGCAGTTGATAGCGGCTTACATGAGCTGCATCACTGCCCGGCCATCGCCAGTTAATATCGAAGCCCTCAGTGACGCTACGTGTCTGGTTTTTCCTTACCCCGTCCTGAAAGCCCTTTTCCGTCAGTATGCGGGCTGGCAGGAATTTGGCCGATTGTTTGCCGAATACATAATGGTGGCGTTGGAAGAGCGGATGGCGGGCCTGTTGATGCTTAGCCCCGAAGAACGCTATCTGGCCCTGCTGGAAGGCGATCAGCGGCACCTCCTCCAACGAGTACCCCAGCACTAC
This window harbors:
- a CDS encoding adenylate/guanylate cyclase domain-containing protein, which translates into the protein MLSLKTKRNVARVIPFGVLWFIFSLLYCLLEKGILGQLDHYPKTGVAYNFVRNTVTIPAAGLMMGMLTGVLEIGYFSRWFIKKSFTRKIVVKSLLYLIIVSAFLITLVLINALTMPEEHSFKNLSSPAWAFFTDYAAVIGIMVYMASIVVIAQFYAEISDTIGPGTLRNFFLGKYHHPVEEERIFMFLDMKASTTIAENLGHVKYFDLLKDYFFDLSVAVIDYGGTIYQYAGDEMIVCWTLNEGLKNNNSIECFFAMKRALERQAETYSSKFGILPGFKAGLHFGLVTAGEIGSLKKEIIFTGDVLNTAARIQGLCNQFEAELLVSEDLAKRLQLPATYTLKSVGQNLLKGRRKPMELFAISTSILSGQSRKPSSL
- a CDS encoding Crp/Fnr family transcriptional regulator, with product MNDSLHPAARQLRQHIHQFVVLSDEEWHGLEPHLSIVHLKKNQFMATQGVVANQVGFVLEGVFRQFYTKDGEERTTYFFFDQQLIAAYMSCITARPSPVNIEALSDATCLVFPYPVLKALFRQYAGWQEFGRLFAEYIMVALEERMAGLLMLSPEERYLALLEGDQRHLLQRVPQHYIATYLGITPVSMSRIRNRIIPK